One Elephas maximus indicus isolate mEleMax1 chromosome X, mEleMax1 primary haplotype, whole genome shotgun sequence DNA segment encodes these proteins:
- the AP1S2 gene encoding AP-1 complex subunit sigma-2 isoform X1, with amino-acid sequence MQFMLLFSRQGKLRLQKWYVPLSDKEKKKITRELVQTVLARKPKMCSFLEWRDLKIVYKRYASLYFCCAIEDQDNELITLEIIHRYVELLDKYFGSVCELDIIFNFEKAYFILDEFLLGGEVQETSKKNVLKAIEQADLLQEEAETPRSVLEEIGLT; translated from the exons ATGCAGTTTATGTTGCTTTTTAGTCGTCAGGGAAAGCTTCGACTGCAGAAATGGTATGTCCCATTATcagacaaagagaagaaaaagatcaCAAGGGAACTTGTGCAAACCGTGTTAGCACGTAAACCTAAGATGTGCAGCTTTCTTGAGTGGCGAGATCTGAAGATTGTTTACAAAAG ATATGCTAGTCTGTATTTTTGCTGTGCTATTGAGGATCAGGACAATGAACTTATTACCCTGGAAATAATTCATCGTTACGTGGAACTACTTGACAAGTACTTTGGCAGT GTGTGTGAACTTGACATCATCTTTAATTTTGAGAAGgcgtattttattttggatgagtTTCTTTTGGGAGGGGAAGTGCAGGAAACATCCAAGAAAAATGTTCTCAAAGCAATTGAGCAGGCAGATCTACTGCAGGAG GAAGCTGAAACCCCACGTAGTGTTCTTGAAGAAATTGGACTGACATAA
- the AP1S2 gene encoding AP-1 complex subunit sigma-2 isoform X3: MQFMLLFSRQGKLRLQKWYVPLSDKEKKKITRELVQTVLARKPKMCSFLEWRDLKIVYKRYASLYFCCAIEDQDNELITLEIIHRYVELLDKYFGSVCELDIIFNFEKAYFILDEFLLGGEVQETSKKNVLKAIEQADLLQE; this comes from the exons ATGCAGTTTATGTTGCTTTTTAGTCGTCAGGGAAAGCTTCGACTGCAGAAATGGTATGTCCCATTATcagacaaagagaagaaaaagatcaCAAGGGAACTTGTGCAAACCGTGTTAGCACGTAAACCTAAGATGTGCAGCTTTCTTGAGTGGCGAGATCTGAAGATTGTTTACAAAAG ATATGCTAGTCTGTATTTTTGCTGTGCTATTGAGGATCAGGACAATGAACTTATTACCCTGGAAATAATTCATCGTTACGTGGAACTACTTGACAAGTACTTTGGCAGT GTGTGTGAACTTGACATCATCTTTAATTTTGAGAAGgcgtattttattttggatgagtTTCTTTTGGGAGGGGAAGTGCAGGAAACATCCAAGAAAAATGTTCTCAAAGCAATTGAGCAGGCAGATCTACTGCAGGAG taa
- the AP1S2 gene encoding AP-1 complex subunit sigma-2 isoform X2, translating into MQFMLLFSRQGKLRLQKWYVPLSDKEKKKITRELVQTVLARKPKMCSFLEWRDLKIVYKRYASLYFCCAIEDQDNELITLEIIHRYVELLDKYFGSVCELDIIFNFEKAYFILDEFLLGGEVQETSKKNVLKAIEQADLLQEPRHEYFNVPVY; encoded by the exons ATGCAGTTTATGTTGCTTTTTAGTCGTCAGGGAAAGCTTCGACTGCAGAAATGGTATGTCCCATTATcagacaaagagaagaaaaagatcaCAAGGGAACTTGTGCAAACCGTGTTAGCACGTAAACCTAAGATGTGCAGCTTTCTTGAGTGGCGAGATCTGAAGATTGTTTACAAAAG ATATGCTAGTCTGTATTTTTGCTGTGCTATTGAGGATCAGGACAATGAACTTATTACCCTGGAAATAATTCATCGTTACGTGGAACTACTTGACAAGTACTTTGGCAGT GTGTGTGAACTTGACATCATCTTTAATTTTGAGAAGgcgtattttattttggatgagtTTCTTTTGGGAGGGGAAGTGCAGGAAACATCCAAGAAAAATGTTCTCAAAGCAATTGAGCAGGCAGATCTACTGCAGGAG CCACGTCATGAATATTTTAATGTCCCTGTGTACTAA